CGTCCGCAAAGCGCCCGGTGCTCAGCAGGATGGCCGCGGCGCGGCGCCGGGCCTCGGCATTGCCGGGGGCGATCTCGATCTCCGCCGCGTACCGGGCGAGCGCCTCCTCGGGACGGCCGAGCCTGGTGAGGTTGATGCCGAGGCGCAGGTTCACGTCGCGCATGCGCGGGCTGATGCGCAGCGCCGCCAGGAACGACTCGTCGGCCGCCGCCAGGTCGCCCCGCTTCGTCAGCGCGTGACCGAGGTTCACGAGGGCCGTGACGTTGCCGGGCTCGACCCGCAGGGCCTGGCGGAAGAGCGTCACGGTGTCGTGCCAGTGCCGGGCCTGGGCGGCGGCCAGGCCGCCGAGCAGCACGAGGACGGCGAGGACGACCGCCGTCGCCGCCGGTCGCGCCCGCGCGGGGATCTCGGCCAGGGTCCAGGCGGCGGCAACGGCCACGCCGATGAGGGGGATGTACGTGTAGCGGTCGGCGAACGCCTGGTTGCCGACCTGGACGATGCCGATCATCGGGACGAACGTGCCGAGGTACCACAGCCAGCCCGTGAGCAGTGCCGGCCGGCGGCGCCAGAGCCAGAGAGCCGCGCCGGTCAGCGCCGCCAGCGCGGCGGCGGCCGCCACGGTCCGGTCGGCGGCCGGGTGGTGCGACGCGAACGGGTAGTACGGCGAGAGGTCCGCCGGCAGGATCGCCTTCCCGAGGTACCGCAGGTACGAGAGCGTGGCGTTGGCGAGCCGGACCGACAGGGTGTTCACCGCTGCGGTGCTGATGGCGCCGCCGGCCTGCTGCGCCCGCAGGGTGACCGTCGCGGCGCCCGCCGCGAGCGCGAGCAGCGGCGCCTTCTCGAGCAGCAGCCGCCGCGGGGCGGTCGCCCCCGGGGCGCTCACCGCCCCCGGCCGCCACCGCCCCAGAGGCCAGAAATCGAGCAGCAGCAGGACGGCCGGCAGCGTCACGGCGACGGGCTTGGTCATCAACCCGAGCGCGAGCGCAGCGGCGACGACGGCGTAGCGCAGCGGCCCCGGCCGGCGGGCGTACGCGAGGTACGCGGCCAGGGTCAGCATCCAGAGCAGGCCCCCGAGCACGTCCTTGCGCTCGGCCACCCAGGCCACCGACTCGACACGCAGCGGGTGCAGCGCGAACAGGCCGGCGACCAGCGCGCTGCGCCAGAGGGCGCCCGTGGCGGCCCGCAGCAGCGCGAACAGCGCCACGGCGCCGGCGGCGTGCAGCAGCACGCTGGTCAGGTGGTGCCCGGCCGGCGCGAGGCCGAAGAGCTGCACATCCAGCATGTGCGAGAGCCACGTCAGCGGGAACCAGTTGAGGTGCTCGGTCGAGCGAAGCGCCCAGAGGAACCCCTGCCAGGTCAGGCCCTGCCGGACGACGGGGTTCTCGGTCACGTAGACCTGGTCGTCGTAGTCGACGAACCCGTTGGAGAGCGCGGGGAGGAAGGCGAGGAACGTCACCGCCGCAAGGGCGGCGCCGGCGAGCCAGGCGCCCCGCCCCGAACCGTGACCGGGCCGGACGGGGGCCGCCGCGAGGGCCGTGGGTGGGCTGTCCATGGCGCGCATTGTGGCACGCCGGCCGGGGAGAAGCCAACGGCGTCCGGGGCGCGCGCGGGCGGGACGTCGCGGCTTTTTACGATCGTGGATGCGTGCGAATTCCTTGACAAACCTTGACGCTACTGGTAGGAAATCCCGTCGCCAATTGTCGCGCGGCGCAGTCCGCGCGTAACGGCCCGACCCGTGGCAAAGGAGCGCACATGCAAGAGCTGAGCTTCGCGGAGATCATGAGCTACGCCAAGATCGCGGAGGACAACGCGATCGCGTTCTACCAGGGCGCGGCGGCCAAGGCCGCCCGGCCGGAGGTCAAGAAATTCCTCGGGGAGCTGGCGAAGATGGAGCAGGGGCACAAGCGCCACCTCGAGGACCTGCTCAAGAAGGTCGAGAAGAGCGGGAAGGTCCCGCGGCTGCGCCGGGCGATCCACACGCTCGGCTACGCGGAGTACATCAAGCCGGCGGCGATCGACGCGGACGCCAGCTACAGGGACGTCCTCGAGGCCGCGATGGTCAAGGAGCGCGAGGCGGTGATGACCTACGAGTCGCTCGCCCGGCTCGTCGACGATGCGGAGGCGAAGCAGGTCTTCGAGCTGCTGCACCGCGAGGAGCAGAAGCATCTCCAGGGCTTCGAGGCCGAGTACGACGACCTGACCAACCAGAACTGGTGAGCGCGGTCCGGCGCGAGAGAAGGGGGACGACAAGCGATGTTTGAGATCCTGGAGAAGAAAGTCTGGCTGCCCGAGGAGCCGCGGATCGTCGAGTTCCTCGTGAAAGCCCCCGAGATCGCCCGCGCCCACCGCGCGGGTCAGTTCGTGATCGTGATCCCCGTCGAGGGCGGCGAGCGCATCCCGCTCACCATCGCCGACTCGGACGCGAAGGCCGGCACGATCAGCCTCGTGTTCCAGGAGGTCGGCGCCTCGACGATGCTGCTCGGGCGCCTCGAGAAGGGGCAGACGATCCCGCACGTGGCCGGCCCGCTGGGCAAGCCGACGCACATCGAGAAGTTCGACGGCGCCGTGGTCTGCGTCGGCGGCGGCATCGGTGTCGCGCCGATCCACCCGATCGCCAAGGCGATGAAGGCCGCCGGCAACCACGTGATCTCGATCCTCGGCGCGCGCTCGAAGAACCTCATGATCTACGAGGAGCGGATGAAGACCGCCTCGCACGAGGTCAAGATCACGACCGACGACGGCAGCTACGGCGCGAAGGGCTTCGTCACCGACGCGCTCAAGGGACTGATCGACGGCGGCACGAAGGTCGGCTGCGCGGTGGTCATCGGCCCGCCGATCATGATGAAGTTCACCTGCAAGGTCACCGAGCCCTACAAGATCCCGACGTTCGCCAGCCTGAACACGATCATGGTCGACGGCACCGGGATGTGCGGGGCCTGCCGCGTCACGGTCGGCGGCAAGACCAAGTTCGTCTGCGTGGACGGCCCGGAGTTCGACGGGCACGCGGTGGACTTCGACGAGATGATGGCGCGCCAGCGGCAGTACCTCCCCGAGGAGAAGCTGGCGAAGGACCGCTGCGCCAGCGGCCGCGGCACCTGCCAGACCGTCTAGGCCGGGAACCCTCTGCGAGAAGGACGAGAGAGACGATGACTGAAGAGAAGAAGGACCAGCCCGCAGCCCCCAAGGCCCCGCGGCCCAAGATCCCGCGCCAGGCGATGCCGGAGCAGAACGCGAAGGTGCGCGCGAAGAACTTCCAGCAGGTGACCACCGGCTACACCGAGGAGATGGCCCAGCTCGAGGCGCAGCGCTGCCTGCAATGCAAGAAGCCGACCTGCACCATCGGCTGTCCGGTGAGCGTGCCGATCCCGGAGTTCATCAAGGCGATCACCGAGAAGGACTACGCCAAGGCGGTCGCGGCGATCAAGCGGACGAACCTGCTGCCCGCGGTCTGCGGCCGCGTCTGCCCGCAGGAGATGCAGTGCGAGAGCAAGTGCGTCGTCGGCAAGAAGAACGAGCCGGTGGCAATCGGGCGCCTCGAGCGCTTCGTCGCGGACTGGGAGGCTTCGCAGGGTGCCGCCCCGGTGCCGCCCACACCGAAGAAGACCGGCAAGAAGGTCGCCGTCGTCGGCACCGGCCCCGGCGGGCTGATCTGCGCCGGGTATCTCATCCAGAAGGGCCACGACGTGACGATGTTCGAGGCGCTGCACAAGGCCGGCGGCGTGCTCGTCTACGGCATCCCGGAGTTCCGTCTGCCCAAGGCGATCGTGCAGCGCGAGGTGGACTACCTGATCAAGCTCGGCTGCCAGCTCAAGACCGACTTCGTGGTGGGCAAGACGCGCACGATCGGCCAGCTCATGGACGAGGACAAGTTCGACGCGGTCTACATCGGCGTCGGCGCGGGCCTGCCGTGGTTCATGGACGTCCCCGGCGAGAACCTCAACGGCGTGTACAGCGCCAACGAGTACCTGACGCGCAACAACCTGATGAAGGCCTTCGAGTTCCCGAACGCCGACACGCCGATCAAGCGGCACAAGAACGTCGCGGTCGTCGGCGGCGGCAACGTGGCGATGGACTCGGTGCGCACGGCGCTGCGCCTCGGCGCGGACAACGCCTACATCGTCTACCGCCGCGGCATGGAGGAGCTGCCCGCGCGCAAGGAGGAGATCGAGCACGCGCAGCACGAGGGCGTGCAGTTCAAGATCCTCACCGCGCCGGTGAAGGTCATCGGCAACAAGGACGGCTGGGTCGAGGGCCTGGAGTGCGTCGAGATGGAACTCGGCGAGCCGGATGCGTCTGGCCGCCGCCGCCCCATCGAGAAGAAGGGCAGCAACTTCGTGATGAAGATCGACGCGGTGATCCCGGCGATCGGCACGGGGGCCAACCCGCTGCTGGCGATGACGACGCCCGACATGCAGTTCAACAAGAGGGGCTACATCGTCACCGAGAACCCGCAGACCGGCCGCACGACCAAGAAGGGCGTCTTTGCCGGCGGCGACATCGTCACCGGGGCGGCGACGGTCATCTCGGCGGCCGGCGCGGGCCGCCAGGCCGGCATGGCGATCGACAAGTACCTCAGCGATGGCGAGTGGTGGGACCCGAACGCGCCGCCGCCTCCGGCTGCAGTGCCCGCGGCGAAGTAGCGTCCCGTCCTGATTCGCACGAGCCCTCCTCCCGGGAGACCGGGAGGAGGGCTCTTCTCACTTTCCGCTGTGCCGAACCGCTCGGCAGGCTTGACCCTACTTCTTGAGCTCGATGACGATGACGTGGAAGTCGGCTGGGCCGATGTTCTCGATGGAGTGCGTGACCGGTCCGCTGTACACCGCGTCTCCGAGCTTGCGCTCCTTCTCGACCACCTTTCCGTCCGGCGTGGTGACCTTGATCCTGGTGGTGCCCAGGCCGACCGTGACAAAGTCCGGATGGAAGTGCATCGGCTCCATCTCGCCGGGCTTGTCCAGGACGTCGAGGACGCGCACCCGATCGTTGTCCACCAGAACCTTCACGTTCTTCGGGGCCACGGCAGCCACGTCTTGTGCTGTTGCCGGCCCCGCACCACCGGTCAATCCGAGAGAGACCACCAGGGCGCCCAACGAGACATACACGGACTTCTTCATGCTGTTCTCCTCTTCGTTGTTTCCTCGTCCACCCAGTGCCGCCCGCATCTGCAGAAGGCGCGGAAGAGTTCTTCTCGAACGTTCAGTCTTCGCAGACCTCCTTTCGCGACGCTTCCCCGTCACTGACGAAGCACGCTCAACCCCAGGATGCACAGTCCACCGACCAGCATGAGCATCCCGGCAAGAACGACGACGAAGCCAATTGCGTCGTGAGTCCTCTTGCTCATCCCGCATCTTCGACGGAGCATCATGGTGTCCCCCTGCCGGGGGTCTATTTCAAGAACGGTGCCAGAAGGAAGTCCTGAGGAAATGGGAGTTCTTTCAAGGTGTTAGGCCCGCGCTGCGGGCGAAGGGCATCTCGGGGCACGCTCGGAAGAAGTAAACGACGTTCACGCCCTGCAGCCGGCGTTTGCAGCCGGGAAGGAAGAGGCTCTTAGGAGTGAGCGTGCTCCGACGCCGCAGCGATCTTGAATCTCCGGATCTTCTTGTCGAGCCCCTGTCTCGTGATGCCCAGCAATTTCGAAGCCTGCACCTTGTTTCCCCGGGTCCTGCGCAGCGCTTCCTTGATGCTCGCGATCTCAAGCTCTTCGATGCGCTCGGCGAGGGACAGGCGCTCCGTGCCCTCGACCAGCGCCAGCGCTGTGGCGGTGCGCCCGTTCCGCAGCTCCTCGGAACAGTACTTCAGGGAGATCCGCTGCCCTTCCGGCGCCAGGGCCACCATGTGCTCGACTTCGTGGAGGAGCTGCCTGACGTTGCCGGGCCAGCGGTGGTCCTCGAAGAGGGCGAGCAGCTCGGGAGACGGATCCGCCAACTTCTTGTTGAAACGTCTGCTGACCTTGCTCATGAAGAACAGCGTGAGCGGCACGATGTCTTCCCGTCGCTCTCGGAGCGGCGGGACGGGGATCTCCACGGAAAAGATGCGATAGAAGAGGTCCTCACGAAACCTGCCGGCCGCAACCTCCTGGCGCAGGTCCTTGTTTGAGGCGCTGATGATCCGCAGGTCGTAGCGCATGGGCTTCGCGCTGCCCAGCCTGCTCCCTTCGCCTTCCTGGATGATGCGCAGAAACTTGGGCTGGATGGCGGGGGACATGTCCGCGATCTCGTCCAGAAAGAGTGTGCCGCCGTCGGCCTCTTCGAAATAGCCGCC
The sequence above is a segment of the bacterium genome. Coding sequences within it:
- a CDS encoding tetratricopeptide repeat protein; protein product: MDSPPTALAAAPVRPGHGSGRGAWLAGAALAAVTFLAFLPALSNGFVDYDDQVYVTENPVVRQGLTWQGFLWALRSTEHLNWFPLTWLSHMLDVQLFGLAPAGHHLTSVLLHAAGAVALFALLRAATGALWRSALVAGLFALHPLRVESVAWVAERKDVLGGLLWMLTLAAYLAYARRPGPLRYAVVAAALALGLMTKPVAVTLPAVLLLLDFWPLGRWRPGAVSAPGATAPRRLLLEKAPLLALAAGAATVTLRAQQAGGAISTAAVNTLSVRLANATLSYLRYLGKAILPADLSPYYPFASHHPAADRTVAAAAALAALTGAALWLWRRRPALLTGWLWYLGTFVPMIGIVQVGNQAFADRYTYIPLIGVAVAAAWTLAEIPARARPAATAVVLAVLVLLGGLAAAQARHWHDTVTLFRQALRVEPGNVTALVNLGHALTKRGDLAAADESFLAALRISPRMRDVNLRLGINLTRLGRPEEALARYAAEIEIAPGNAEARRRAAAILLSTGRFADAERQLREAIGLRPDTAEAHRDLGLALIGQGRREEGVRELAEALRLRPGDPFATYLLQQARQGQPLGTASPPGRR
- a CDS encoding ferritin family protein codes for the protein MQELSFAEIMSYAKIAEDNAIAFYQGAAAKAARPEVKKFLGELAKMEQGHKRHLEDLLKKVEKSGKVPRLRRAIHTLGYAEYIKPAAIDADASYRDVLEAAMVKEREAVMTYESLARLVDDAEAKQVFELLHREEQKHLQGFEAEYDDLTNQNW
- a CDS encoding sulfide/dihydroorotate dehydrogenase-like FAD/NAD-binding protein, translating into MFEILEKKVWLPEEPRIVEFLVKAPEIARAHRAGQFVIVIPVEGGERIPLTIADSDAKAGTISLVFQEVGASTMLLGRLEKGQTIPHVAGPLGKPTHIEKFDGAVVCVGGGIGVAPIHPIAKAMKAAGNHVISILGARSKNLMIYEERMKTASHEVKITTDDGSYGAKGFVTDALKGLIDGGTKVGCAVVIGPPIMMKFTCKVTEPYKIPTFASLNTIMVDGTGMCGACRVTVGGKTKFVCVDGPEFDGHAVDFDEMMARQRQYLPEEKLAKDRCASGRGTCQTV
- the gltA gene encoding NADPH-dependent glutamate synthase, whose protein sequence is MPEQNAKVRAKNFQQVTTGYTEEMAQLEAQRCLQCKKPTCTIGCPVSVPIPEFIKAITEKDYAKAVAAIKRTNLLPAVCGRVCPQEMQCESKCVVGKKNEPVAIGRLERFVADWEASQGAAPVPPTPKKTGKKVAVVGTGPGGLICAGYLIQKGHDVTMFEALHKAGGVLVYGIPEFRLPKAIVQREVDYLIKLGCQLKTDFVVGKTRTIGQLMDEDKFDAVYIGVGAGLPWFMDVPGENLNGVYSANEYLTRNNLMKAFEFPNADTPIKRHKNVAVVGGGNVAMDSVRTALRLGADNAYIVYRRGMEELPARKEEIEHAQHEGVQFKILTAPVKVIGNKDGWVEGLECVEMELGEPDASGRRRPIEKKGSNFVMKIDAVIPAIGTGANPLLAMTTPDMQFNKRGYIVTENPQTGRTTKKGVFAGGDIVTGAATVISAAGAGRQAGMAIDKYLSDGEWWDPNAPPPPAAVPAAK
- a CDS encoding cytoplasmic protein, whose translation is MKKSVYVSLGALVVSLGLTGGAGPATAQDVAAVAPKNVKVLVDNDRVRVLDVLDKPGEMEPMHFHPDFVTVGLGTTRIKVTTPDGKVVEKERKLGDAVYSGPVTHSIENIGPADFHVIVIELKK